The genomic stretch AAGCCGAAAAGTAAGAATCTCATCTGCGGAGCTACTGAATTACCCAATGGTTTTCCCACCCACCCATCACCGTAACTTGttgtccatctcatccaaccTCAGGCATATACATGCATCTACTTACACAAACTCTCCTACCAGCCCCTCTGGACTCGCGAATCTCCCGAAAGAGCAGCATGGGAATGGCGTCGCGTCAAGCGCAGTTTCCGCGCAAAGAAATGCGACAGGATCATCCACGACCTGCGCAACTGGAACGACGACCTACGGCATCTCATCAACAGCGCAGAAACCCTGCCCGATGACGAGAGCTACGCCGTGAGGAGAGTCAGGCGGCTCTACAATCGAAGCAACTGCGAATCTGTACGCGGCACTCTCAGATCCCTCCACCGGGCTCTGCAGTACGGGCTgagcggcgatggcgccCAGTGTCATCAAGTCTGCATAGAGCTGAATAGTCTTCATGTAGGAGGCTTTCCGCTACTGACGTTTCGCATCGGGATTCAGCACAATCCAAATGGACCTCAGACCTCTTCTCCATGGAAACTCTTCTACGCCGCTGGCGAGGCAGTCAAAGAGACCTCGGGAGCGATATCACCGCCACTTTCATTATCCAGGCCCTCGACGCTTCGATCACGCCAATCTTCTTATTCGCAGGGACTGCGGGATAGGGCTCATAGTATTTGGAGCAAGTCGCGGGATTCATTTGCCTTTGTTAAACAGCTTCCAACGCCCAGAGCCAGTGTGGAAGACGCTTCCATTACATCTGCTACGCCAATACTACCAGAATGCATCACAGCACGCTCTCGACCAATAACGAACCTCTGCAAGAAACTGGAAGCCGCTCCCACCGGAGAAGTATTCGGTTCCATCAAAGATCTCGACGACCCTTTATCGCCTCATGAGCGAACATTCTCATTAAATCACCTATCTCGAAATCACGACACAGTAATACGAGACGTCTCACTTGAAAAGATCCTCGCCACAGAGTCCCAGCGAGTAGCCCCCGCCATCCAACCTCTCTCCGCAAAGAGGCGATATGGCATCGCCGCATCTCTCGCCTGGGCAGTCCTATATCTCGCAGACAGCCCCTGGCTCACACAAGGCCTGGACAGACGAAAAATCAAACTATTCctccaaaaaaagcaatccAGCGGCTACATCAGCCTTTCCGAAAAAGCATACCTCTCATGCCTCATCTCAAAACCAACGTCTCtaccatcgccagcatcatccACCACCTCCTTACGAAAAGGCACCCCCAAGAATATCATATTCGAACTAGGAATCCTCCTCATCGAGCTCGCCGTCAACCAATCCTTCAGCGAGGAATCCCTTTCCGCAATTCTCAAAGACGACTTTCGCCCGCTAAAACTACACCTTAACCGCGTGGAGCAAGAGGCCGGGATTTATTACTTCAATGCCGCGCAGCGATGCGTGTACGGCGTCTTTTTAGCGGACCAGGGACAGATGGACTTTGATCTGGAAAAGTTCCAAAACGAGTTTTATAGTACAGTTGTAGCGCCTTTGCAAGCGACGTACGACTCACGATGATgcacgaaaagaaaaggcttcGATGATGGTTCCAACTGCTTGCACAATCCCATTTACTCACTCAATGGCTGGCTTACGTTTGACCTGTATCCGTTTTGTATTTACTTTACCTTGATGAGAGACGGGAAGAGGCCAAACGATGAATGCCCATGACTAAGTAGATCAAATTGATCACTGCTGAATGTCAAGAGAATCTAAAGTCCAAACTTTGTAAACTGCATAGCCTTTCATAGCTCTTATATAGCCACGATAaagccatcaccagcatctctCTCACATTCAGTAATAAGAGTCATACATCTAACAATGCCTTCACTCCATGAATTGGGCAAGCACATTTAACAGAGCCACATGTTGAATTGTCTTTTCGCATAATCATAACTCTACTATTTAtgttttcttataaaaataattaagaGGACTTGTAGTCGCCGCTTGTGCCTATCCCGTCATGTATCCTAGATGCAGTAGCGAATAATGTCTGAAGAAAAATATAGAGATCAGGAGCCAGCGGGATAGCCTCATGCTTGTACAAAATCGCATGAGAATAAAGTACCATTTTCCACCCTTCCAAAACCCTCCCAAAATTTGTTGCCACACAAAAGTCCCGTCCCcattgtctctctctctctttctctctctcctgtGTATAGATGAGGAGTCGTAACTGTTTCTAACCTCCTTGTGCCTCTTGATGTGTATTATATTCGTGCACTTCATTAATGGCCAATCCCTAAAAATGGAAGAATCAGGCCGTTCTTTATTCAAATttccaaaagaagaagaaaaggaccCATGCTCCTTTACCCGGTTATGGCGAGGCCCAGCCACCAGCAACGTCCACCCACTCGGCCAGGCATGAACCGTCCTTGCCCTCAACGTCAACAATGTCAGTGTCGCATCGGCAGCGGCATCCAACGCCAttctccttggcc from Trichoderma atroviride chromosome 3, complete sequence encodes the following:
- a CDS encoding uncharacterized protein (EggNog:ENOG41~SECRETED:SignalP(1-18)), which gives rise to MAEAVGLALSVLPIVIWALEKYSEPFEAYSDYHNAISTLQANLQIQRMHLEATFQSIGLRHPTPRELHECLQQKFPQNHSELLFIIRQMDGLMLGLMENLQVDISRKPLWTRESPERAAWEWRRVKRSFRAKKCDRIIHDLRNWNDDLRHLINSAETLPDDESYAVRRVRRLYNRSNCESVRGTLRSLHRALQYGLSGDGAQCHQVCIELNSLHVGGFPLLTFRIGIQHNPNGPQTSSPWKLFYAAGEAVKETSGAISPPLSLSRPSTLRSRQSSYSQGLRDRAHSIWSKSRDSFAFVKQLPTPRASVEDASITSATPILPECITARSRPITNLCKKLEAAPTGEVFGSIKDLDDPLSPHERTFSLNHLSRNHDTVIRDVSLEKILATESQRVAPAIQPLSAKRRYGIAASLAWAVLYLADSPWLTQGLDRRKIKLFLQKKQSSGYISLSEKAYLSCLISKPTSLPSPASSTTSLRKGTPKNIIFELGILLIELAVNQSFSEESLSAILKDDFRPLKLHLNRVEQEAGIYYFNAAQRCVYGVFLADQGQMDFDLEKFQNEFYSTVVAPLQATYDSR